Proteins encoded together in one Apus apus isolate bApuApu2 chromosome Z, bApuApu2.pri.cur, whole genome shotgun sequence window:
- the CHRNB3 gene encoding neuronal acetylcholine receptor subunit beta-3: protein MLCLVLLALCLSRSDVAAFSSIADNEDALLKHLFQGYQKWVRPVENSNDTIKVLFGLKISQLVDVDEKNQLMTTNVWLKQEWIDHKLSWNPEEYGGITAIRVPSESLWLPDIVLFENADGRFEGSLMTKVIVKHNGVVTWTPPASYKSSCTMDVTFFPFDRQNCSMKFGSWTYDGSMVDLILVDENVDRKDFFDNGEWEILNAKGMKGNRKDGLYSYPFVTYSFVLRRLPLFYTLFLIIPCLGLSFLTVLVFYLPSDEGEKLSLSTSVLVSLTVFLLVIEEIIPSSSKVIPLIGEYLLFIMIFVTLSIIVTVFVINVHHRSSATYHPMAPWVKRLFLQKLPRLLCMKGHVDRYSFSDTEEKETTLKSKLLGKQKHKQAKDGEKIVIAFLEKAADSIRYISRHVKKEHFIRQVVQDWKFVAQVLDRIFLWLFLVVSVTGSVLIFTPALRMWLNSTL from the exons ATGCTTTGCCTAGTGCTCCTGGCGCTGTGTCTGAGCCGCTCAG ATgtggctgctttcagctcaATTGCTGACAATGAGGACGCGCTCCTCAAGCACTTATTTCAAGGCTATCAGAAGTGGGTCCGCCCCGTGGAAAATTCCAATGACACTATCAAAGTCCTTTTTGGGCTAAAGATATCACAGCTTGTGGATGTG GATGAGAAGAATCAGCTGATGACAACCAACGTGTGGCTGAAACAG GAATGGATTGACCACAAGCTCTCCTGGAATCCGGAGGAATACGGTGGGATCACCGCCATCCGTGTACCCTCTGAGTCCCTGTGGCTTCCCgacattgttttgtttgaaaa TGCTGATGGACGTTTTGAAGGATCCCTGATGACTAAAGTCATAGTGAAGCACAATGGAGTGGTGACCTGGACGCCACCGGCCAGTTATAAGAGCTCCTGCACGATGGACGTGACCTTCTTTCCCTTCGACAGGCAGAATTGCTCCATGAAGTTTGGGTCATGGACTTACGATGGCAGTATGGTGGACTTGATTTTAGTGGATGAAAATGTAGACAGAAAAGACTTCTTTGATAATGGGGAGTGGGAGATCTTAAATGCTAAAGGTATGAAAGGCAACAGGAAGGATGGCCTGTACTCTTACCCATTTGTCACTTACTCCTTTGTGTTGAGACGCCTTCCGCTGTTTTACACTCTTTTCTTAATAATCCCTTGCCTAGGATTGTCATTTCTAACTGTCCTGGTGTTTTACCTGCCTTCagatgaaggagaaaagctTTCATTGTCTACATCAGTTCTAGTCTCcctcactgttttccttttagtgATTGAGGAAATAATACCTTCTTCTTCCAAAGTCATACCTCTGATTGGTGAGTATTTGCTGTTCATCATGATTTTTGTGACCCTCTCTATCATTGTGACTGTGTTTGTTATCAACGTCCACCACCGCTCCTCTGCAACTTACCATCCCATGGCTCCCTGGGTTAAAAGACTCTTCCTCCAGAAGTTGCCTCGGCTGCTCTGCATGAAGGGCCATGTAGATCGTTACTCCTTCTCAGatactgaagaaaaggaaacgACCTTGAAATCAAAGCTCCTGGGGAAGCAGAAACACAAGCAAGCAAAAGATGGAGAGAAAATTGTTATTGCTTTTCTGGAAAAGGCAGCCGACTCCATTCGATACATTTCCAGGCATGTTAAAAAGGAGCATTTCATCAGACAG